atatgatatataataTAACATAATACGACACATCAAACACACCCAGATTCAAATCCAATCAATTTAATCAAAGAAACTAGTTTAGTAAATTTTTTACAATGGAAATACTACTTGTCTTCTGCACACAAATATAAGTTTTAATGAAGGAATAAAAGATATAATAACTTCTCGAGTCTCTCAATGACACAAAGTTAAGTATTATAAAAACAATTTTCAAGATATTGTAATAAATtaccaaaaataaaatacaaaacacAACCAAAAAAGATAacctatatctcttctatataataagtgtgtagataacagaaattcttggttttaacggtttttatttttttaatgttaactttaacgaaatattcttatatttaacataatattcttatatttaacagtagtttgtaaacacttaaacttaagtaaaataaaataaaataaataatgaaaatttttaaataagatatttttgagatattttacaatgataattatttaaaaataataaattaggatatttttgagatattttacaatgataattatttataaataataaataattaaacaaatcaaaataggatatttttttagatattttacaatgatagttatttaaaaataataaataattaaacaaattaaaataagatattttttagatattttacaatgataattatttaaaaataataaaatcgtatgtttcataacttaaataaaatttaattaaacgtaaaatcacttattagaataatatcatattaaacatgtaatataatttattgtcaattagcaacaaattgtttttttttttaaaactagcaagaaacttaaaattaaaattcacgtataatatttaatattacattaagcatataatatataatttcttgttgtcactcccaaattcaaatactagaacaaacataaacctaaaccaaaataaataaattatttaattaaaataagatatttattttaaatttatatgacattaatataagtttaataaaaataattaataaattctataaataaaactaagcaaacgtgcacattgcacgttgcttgtatctagtatatatatatatatatatatatattagatactaggtaaaagcaacgtgcaatatatgtttacttaattttatttagaaaatatattaatttattttcattatattttttcaattgtcaaatcaattttaaataaataaactatgtCATTTATCATacaagaatgacataaacatatattttaaaaaaaataaaccaaaacattgtctgtagatttttttaaaaaaaaagataattctttaaaaatattaaaaaaaaaactattaaaccAAGAATCCATTAGATACaaactttttataaataaaattatggtGCATTCTagcttttaaattaaataatttttttctattataataaaatattaaaaaattctaaattaaaactatgaatttataAAGTTTATtggatcaaattttaattatttaattttaaaaaatttaaagccaacaaaaagttatatataaatatatattatttaattgatATAAATGGCTAGAGTaactaaaataagtaatttctcattaaaaaaaaactaaagagcaaaataagaaaatatgtatatttatgtcttattatACTATCACATATATGTTTGGATACACAAAATaagttaaatgacaaaataaataattaataaaagaataaatattaaatttaagcacataaatatttttcgattatagttttgaaaatataattgataGACTAATTTAAATATGTGATAAtgaattattattcatttattactttttttcAATCTATTAACCTTATTTAGATGAttcttttttcaatttatttacctaatttagatgattttttttttttaattatttactttatttagaaaacaataaaaagatgTTAAATCTAactaagaaaaataattttttgttaaactcatatttataatatataaagatacaTATTTTTTTACTAGAAAGAAAAACCTAGATTTAGTATactctttcttttaatttttttgtcagaaataactttatttttgtttaaaatgaAGATGATAGGGAATACAAATTGGAGGGATTTCCTCCAACCAATAAAAATTTATTGTCTAACAAGAGAGCATGTAAAGATGCTATCACAAAATTagacaaaaaaattatatatcaGAATAATTAATACCTAGTTAATTTTGATATGCTGAATTATTATTCAAGACAAAAAACAAGTGAAAATAAATTAGAATAAACTTTAGCAAGCAGAATACCAAATCTTTGAGCACAGAAAAGTTCAACTAGTATCGCAAGAGCTTCTACTTGAAAAGTTGATAAGACCTTGAAAGATCAAGTGATTCTCTTTGAAAGGGTGATAAGACACTTGTATCACAAATCAAAGATAAGTAACTTCTTAAAAAGTAaagttaaaaattaaatttttttagattttagaaTATCCAACCAAATGACTTTCCCTTTGGTTTGACCCTAAGTAAAATTTGACCCTAAATAAAATTTTAGATATAAAATTGAAATAGAAATGTTTTTGGAGTTTAGGTATCTAACCAAAGGACTTTGGTTAGACCCATTAATTTTGTCTAAGGATATTgagattaattaaaaaaataacaaccaATCATAACTAAAATATTTATGGAAGATGAATTCTATACAAAAGAAACTAAATATCACtttaataaaaaacaaaaacttATTTTTGAAATCCCTAAATTTGAAGGTGTCACCGTTGGCCTGTAAAGGCACAAGACGAACCAATAAAGATATAAACTAAACATAAAAAAGCACAAAAGAAAGTCTAAAAAGGCACAAGAACTAGCTTAGCTTAACAAAAGTAAAATGTTAAAATTTCCCCTTGATTTTTTGTAAACAatgaaataatatttttaataaattaattatttcgaaggtttttttttttgtcttggcTTCTAGTACTCtctattttatatatgtttttctttttataGCTAAATCATTATTACATTTATTCcccaaatataatatttaaaaaaaaatcataattatatatGTAATTTCTTATTGATGAACCAAagtatagtaaaaaaaaattattaaaaaaatatatttttttaggttgaaaatatatatctcttctatataaaaagtgtgtattcAATGATTTTTATTGGTATTAACTGtttcttttgttaactttaacgaaaaattctaaatatttaatataatacacttttaaaaccaattaaaaataaataattattagttatattaattaaattcaaatgttataaaatatcattattataataatatttaataaaatactagatatttattaattaaattaatacaaatttaaatattataaaaatattgtaTACATTTCtagatatatattaatatatgtatatactttGGGCAAACATTATGTTGataccgtttttcgtcaacttaaataagagagcaattaaacaagaaaaatattggaggaaataaacaaagatgaacacaagaggttttttacgtggttcaggagttaaatctgcctagtccacaagtctatgttattagaacttGGGAGTTTTTTGTAAACTTtttagagaatagttgcccagagttttttcTCTGGAAATCAGAAATCGGCCCATATGAATggagcttccttctctatttatagagaaggtttgcagaattcattcccacatatctcgaGAAGATATTATgtgaatcaattaatataatgttatttaatgcattatttcctatatacatggaaacgtcccacaAAATGTGGGAtcagataacagattaaataatatcccttaaacatcgggattgtacaacaataaatatgttcacatttTACTGATCAACTCAGATATGAGATTCATCAAATCTCCGAGACCAGCAGTTGATCATAAACCTGTCGAGACTATCAGTCGATCACGAGCTCGTCGCCTAAATTCTCCTACGCTCGGAACAAGTAAATATTGATGATGTAGCCACATTCGAACTCACACATTCCAAGCTCGAACCAGCCTGGAAGGCAAGAGATGGTTCAGGGGTATATACAAGTGTCACACCATGCTATTTACGAGCTCGGAGCATTTTCGAGGGTACATACCCCTTGAGCCCTCGAGGTCACTGTTCACAGAAACGGTTTAACCCACGGCGACCGCTTCTATTTCAAGCTTACACCTAGCGAGCCCAGATTTCGGGATCACaatctcatgctcgaaatctgggtgtaacacattGTACATCTCAAAAaacattttatgatttaaaaaaaataaacataggtTTAAACTAACATGAGTTGTATATTCAATTGAaggtatatataaataaataaatatatataaaaaagtataaataaactgttgacgtcgtttttcgtcaacttaaatcgcagagcaattaaacaatataaactaCGGTGCGAACGAATAGTAAAGAGGaacaagaaggtttttacgtggttcagtagttaaatctacctagtccacgagtatgtattattaagacttagagttttctagaaattcttcaatgatgaattacccagagttttctctcaaaatCTTAGATTATCCATCCCTTACAAATGgtcattccttctctatttatagggaatgtTACAGAGtctgttcccacatatttcgggaagatattctgtatatcaatttaaaataatgacattaaatgttatatcttctatatacaaggaaacgtcccctgaagacccggaaatgaataacaaactaaataatatccccttaatgttgggattttacaacgataaatatgttcacacatacACAATGAGCTATCTTAGGTGACTCATTGAATCTTCGAGGTCAACGACCAGCATcgtgactgtcaagacttacggacttgccatcttactccaagacctgctcggagcagataaatacTATTGAGGTTATCACCCTCGAGTTTGCACTTCTTAAGCTCGGGCTGCTCAATCCAGAGGCACTCtataacggatgtatcccgatgTCATGCCATTTCGAGCAtagaaagaatctcgaggttacCTCTTCAAGATTGCCATTTTACTTCGGAGGTTTTACAACTGAACTAtgcaatgtgtttcatatatttcgagctcatacCTGATGAATCCAGTTTTTCGAGGCCATAATccctggtctcgaaatctgggtgtaacagtttgcgccctcaaaagtattagttcgaatcccatgagaaggaaacttttaacTACTCCCATTGGGAACCGTACCATCAaatacactcgagtgtggacacgcgtcagctgggtattagCCAATTCAAAGTACTTAagtgccttgaaactctgcccatgtTCGTTCGCCTGCCATCTTTATGGTATTATCATTTCATTTGTCCCAGGGCGTcagatctgatacggaatctggccaatggcccagattaattcgaCTTTTAACATTCCTAGGGGCCTATAAATATATTCCCACTCATCTTCCCCATTTTTCTTTTACGTTCAATTtctcagagagaaaaaaccagaaactTCTTTGCCCAGTTcatgcatgttctccaagtcgagaagacaaagcaacgttggCATCTTTGATTTTGTGAGATCGTATTTGCAGCCGCTTATACAATCATTAATTTCTCTATTTCTGCCGATCATATTGTGTAAGTTTTATGTTCATGGCTTCGTATGTCTGTATATATGCATTGTTTTCAAGCGCGCTTATATTGTTGCACTGTTGGTCCACTCGTTAGTTTAATGCACTAGAATGTTTCTGCTGACAAATATTAGACTTAAGTTCTAACatcatgggttccaaacccagatcatgcgtgaaagacccaaatatggttcttttactgagtttttgaatttcggatgacatatcttgtacaccaagatattgggtacaaaattagggctttataaattgcacgtttcccaaaaatatcattttttgagtaaccgccaccttttttccctgatatatcGGGATCTCCAGTGACAAGTCCACCTTCCTTTCCTTCGTTGGAATGCACGCCCTGAGACTGGCCTCGTCCTTTGGATCGagtttgccttgtagcctcgatcattcgagcttaggtcttCTAGTTTTTTCATCATTTCCTGTTCACTTGGCCCTcgcccttttgctttcttgttagatgccgcagaactcgGGAAAGTAGTGGGGGTCAAAGCTTGCGATTCCTTATTCATCAGTAACTCCGAGCCTGGAGTCTCCTTTCATTCGGAACTCGCGCTTGATCCGAGAGCACGagctgaggtgtgagcaagaggacatttgagatcactttcgacgtcagatagacgaggtcgaagaagtaAAAAGGAAAATACTAAGGGTCGCCCTTTACCTAgatccagaccccgagcctagaccgatccccctcgaccctatgCTCAGGGTGACAGTTGCTTTCAAGCCGGGTGATCTCCAATTCttgctgatgggggaaccttctacctcgcagccaacCTCCGTACCTACCCTGAGaagggaatttttcgaggccgagcactattgtaGCTCGATCTCATCATTAGGGCAGATCTCTGACATTCTGGCCCTTCACAATATTGGACTGTCGGGCTCACTGAGGTGTCAAGCTCCAGCCTCCCACCAGCGAAGTTGCCGCACTCCGAGTGATGGGAATCCTGGCAGCaagcagcttggagccaggagcacatgaaagCGGAGGctgtactgcctttgaagtccttttttaaaggcttcttggatttcgttgggttggctcccttctagctcaacaccaattcttacagggttctgtccgccctaaggtcgctttaccatgagctgaagtgggaaggacatttgcctgaagagatcttatatctcttttgtctgaaaagcaatccctcccgggCTCGGGGACGAGATGGattctattacctctcgagccatcccaaggagaagaagatcttcgaggatcttcccaaccatcctccggacttcaagaaggccttcttctggatagatggcctagctccatcccgatactattcgttcaggcgaattcgtaagtatctaaaaattctttcttttttgtgctcgaGTTTTTGTTTAAGCTCGCGCTTAGTTATAATGTGTTTATTCTTCCAGCCAACTTCCGTCGTCCTtctcccaccaaggagatgaaaaagaaaagagGTGGAATTTGTGGAGATCTTTCCTACAAATCCTAACTAACCTAACCGTTCTCCTAACAGAATTAGCTGTCAACTAACTTGGCAGCTTATATATATTGTTGTCTTTCATTTTGTAAGAGAGAAGTAGATAAGttgtattgagagaaagagagaatacAGAGAAAGAGAATTTGAGCGTGTGTGTTGTGAGGACTGAGAGGAAAACACAACTGTTAGGAAGTGTTTGAGATAAGAACCTCAGAGAGAGGAAGGTTCTTGGGAGTTCTGGAAGTGATCATTCTCAAGTGTAATTGTATTCAAAGATTGCATCAATTGATGATGATAATAGTGGATCAAAGAGGATGTAGGGCAGATTGATCTGATTCGAACCTGTATAAAATTTATAGgtgttattcatttatttttctgcatttaactTTTGATTACTTTGATTGATTACTAACCTTTCATTATAACTAATTTGATATATTAGTTATTGCAATTGTTTTATATCATTGTTGATTAAATTCTAAGAATTTGACCACAGAAAACATAAAAGTTTTCCTACATAAATTATTTTATGCTGGTGTATTTTTTTGTCAATAATGTAGTGAAAGATTGAAATTTGAGATTTTTGATTTGTTAGGTTAGGTtaaaatatgaagaagaaaaaaaaacaagatttACATTTATATTAAAGTATGTATGAAATTTCAAAATATGAATTACTATTTTAAACTTTTTCCGTAACAGTCAATGCTTTCAAAATacataacatattttaattaaataaaatattttatactGCTGTATTTTGTTTGTCAATTCATTATTGAGAAGTGAAAGATTGAAATTTGACACTTGTGATTATGGATTGAGATCAAAGATATTGATCAGTGATGGGTTCATAACTCGATATCACAATGCTAGTCTCTTTGTTCACATTAGGGCTCATCTTACAGTTAATGAAGGGAATGAGACTTTTATTTAGAGAAGTCTTAAACATTATAACGATTGGATTGAAATTGCCACCGAAATTTAATCTGGACTGTTCAAattcaattagatctaatcttctcaTCTCATTGATAATCAAGTCAAAGAAAGAACTTTAATTTAATGAGTGTTTTTTTAATCTCTTTTGCTTGTATTCAAAATTTAGTTCTTTATCTTATTTTTATTGTAAGATGTTATATTTCTTAGCATATCTTTTTTATTTCTAGAATTAAAACAAATTAGAAAGAGTGACATACCACTGCCATTTCCAACATGAATTGTTTTTTAATCTAAATTTCTAACATGAAATTGATGTTAGGATAAGAGGACTCTAATCTCCAGTCATGCTATGATATTTAGATTACTTTGTTGGAGGTCACATTAAACTTTAATTTCACATACTTAGTTTGGGATCCATATTGACATCCCAAACTTTAAAATTGTAGTTTTGCACACAAAGTGGCTCAGAGTCTGGATTCATACGATAATTAAAAAATCATAATACTCTAAACCCAATACTTGAAATTATAATTAAGATTTCgattatatatttttcaatataAGAAAAAGAGATAGAGCCACAAAATTATACAAATCAAAATAGTAATTTCTATTCATAATACTTataaaaacatattaaaatatatagCAATATCTATTATATTAGTGTATCTTTATGTTAATACCTAAGGCAATGATACATGATTGGATTAAAATTGTGAAATTTAATAAAGACATTTGTACTTTTACAATCATTTTTTAAAAGGAGTAAAAGTAAGCGGCTGAGGCGCCATACATAGAGCAGAAGAGTCAAATTTTCTGTTACTTCTAATAAGATGTGTATAATTACCTCTCCAACCAATTAAACAGCttacaaacaaacaaaattaGTTTTCACACCACCACCCGTACAAAAAAAAGACTGGTTTCCCACGTCACAATTACAGGTGTCACTTTCTAAACACAGTAAAATCAACGATAACTTATCCGCGTATAAAATAGATAGTACAAAAAAGAGTCACTTATTAGCAAATAATAAACTCTCCAGGGGCATTTTAGAAATCATCCCTTTATATTTTTTGTCATCTTCCTTCGTCCTCGCTTCCTTCTCGACCCCTCGGAGGAAAAAGACGAAACTTCTCTACTTCCTTCCACTCCCAAAacgttttattatttatttcaataaattattaaaaataaaaatgtaaatatTGAGGAGTGTCCCCAAATCCAAGCGCGTAATAGATATAGATAGAGAATGGTATAGTAGTATAACATTCATGAAAAGTCAAGTCACCGTAAAAGGCCTCACCGCGTTCACATTTGGGTACACGCTTACTCATCCGCCATGGGAGTATATATACCCAAACGACCCAAGTCTTCTTCATCTCCAAGGCTTCGTTTACTTATTTTCGACAGAGATCCATTTGTTCACACCTTCTTTTCAATCGATTCAACCAAACATTTTACTTTCTGCGCTTTCATACCTGTTTGATCTGTTTTCCCATGGAAATTAGCTCGGTCTCATTTCTTAACCAGGACGATATCTCCCATTTATACAGCTTGTTCCCCGAAATGGATGAGTTGGGTGTGAATCACGAGTCAAAAAAGAGGCGAAGAAAAGAAGAGGAAtatggttttgatgaggttgagggtTTCAGGAATGAAAATGGTGGTGGAGGGTTTAAGGAAATTCTCACTTCTTTGATTTTGCTTGACGAAGAGGAGAAGCAAGAGCAGAAGCAAAGGGAGGTTGATTTTGAGCAAGAGATTGCTAGCTTCGATTCTAATTTCAAGCTCGAGACTCAAGTCATGAACGGCTACGGTAATGATATGAAACGACATTATTCCCAATTGGGTGAGTTGGACCAGTCCAGGACCAAGCGGGCTCGCCGCTCCTCAGCTTCAACTGCGGCTGCCGCGGTGGTGGCTGCTTCTGCCTCTGCTGATAATCCAGTGCAGTCGGCTGCAGCGACGGGGCAGGTGGGCCAGCAGCACCGGCGGTTGTGGGTGAAAGACAGGTCGAAGGATTGGTGGGACCAGCACAATCACCCCGATTTTCCCGATGAGGAGTTTCGGCGGGACTTTCGGATGAGTAAGGCCACCTTCGAAATGATTTGCGAAGAGCTCGACTCGTCAGTGATGAAGAAGAACACGATGCTGCGTGACGCGATTCCAGTTCGCCAGAGGGTGGCGGTTTGCATATGGAGGTTGGCTACTGGTGAGCCACTCCGGCTTGTATCGAAGAGGTTCGGATTGGGGATTTCAACTTGCCATAAGCTTGTTCTTGAGGTTTGCTCGGCAATTAAGACGGTTCTAATGCCCAAGTTTCTTCAATGGCCCGATGACGAGAAGTCGAAGGTGATCAAGGATGAGTTTGAATCCATGTCCGGGATTCAGAACGTTTCTGGGTCAATGTACACAACCCATGTTCCAATCATAGCTCCCAAGATCAGCGTGGCTGCTTACTTCAACAAAAGACACACGGAGAGGAACCAGAAGACTTCATACTCCATTACAGTACAAGGTGTTGTTGATCCCAAAGGAGTTTTCACAGATGTGTGCATTGGTTGGCCTGGTTCAATGCCTGATGATCAAATATTGGAAAAATCTGCTCTTTACCAGAGGGCCAATCGTGGTCTTTTGAGAGACGTTTGGATAGTGGGAAACTCGGGGCACCCTCTCATGGATTGGCTGTTGGTGCCTTACACACGCCAGAACCTGACTTGGACTCAACATGCTTTCAATGAGAGGGTCGGAGAGGTTCAAAACGTGGCTAAGGAGGCCTTTGCGAGGCTTAAAGGGAGGTGGTCTTGCTTGCAGAAGAGGACAGAGGTCAAACTCCAGGACTTGCCAGTGGTTCTTGGGGCTTGCTGTGTTTTGCATAACATATGTGAGATGAGAAACGAAGTGATGGATACAGCTACCAAGTTTGAGATTTTTGATGATGAAATGATAGCTGAGAATAGTATAAGGTCGGTGAACGCAGCTCAGAACAGAGATAAGATTGCTCATAACTTGTTACACCATAGCCTTGCTGGCACTGGTTCTTTATAGTGATTTTTAGTTCAGGTTTTGATTATTGTAAAATTAGCTTCTCCCCTTATTCTTTTTTGGCTATGATTAAAGTAGTCATCCTCATAGAATAAACTCTACTTTTTATACGCTTTTACAAGATTGTATTCGAtagttgaaatatatatttttgattaTTTTTACAAATTGGAGTTTTTTGTTTTTGAGTTTTGAGAAATGAGATGTTGCTGCTACGTAGTTCGTGTTTTGTTTATTCTACCCTTATCCACTCGAGGGTGTTAAGTGAAGTATGGCCCCTCCAAGTACAAGATTTTGACAAAAATTAAAGTAGCCAAAGAATTTCAACGACCCCATTTTTCAACGTCAGATGCCCTTTTGCAAGCAGCCATTTTCTCTGATGCGTTGGCCTTATGGCAACGCGTTAATGTTGTCGTTTTGTTCTGTCTCTCAATGTTTCGGGCTCTTAAACATGTCGCTCGTGGTAACACTATCATTGACCTTTTCAAGTTAAAACAACCCCTTTCTCGGCTTTGATAGAGGAGAGGAGAGGAGACTGATTAGGCAGTCTTTATACTTTGTTGTAGTATGATGTGTGATCCCCGTTAAGTGTGAAATTCCACAGTTGCGAATTGACCTTCACACCCACATGTATCATGCACAAATGAACCAACATGATAGTGATACGTAGCGTTCGATGTCATATTTAATATGTTAACAAACATTACAGAGGAATTTTTACAAACATATGAAGAACATTTGGGATTTGAATCCCCTATTTCTAACATACTTACCCTCATAAACAAACAAAGACAAGAACAACACACAAATAATCATCTTTCTACCAAAAGGTTTATTGAAATCGAGGAGTGGTACTTCGGCCTTGTTGGCCAAGCTTTTGAGCTTTTTAAAAGCACTTCTCCAAAAAGCTACTCTTGGGCTTtgtttgaaatatttttttaaataaaagccCAAATTAATAGAACACCCACTCATAATAGCCTTTATAAAGTTAAAAGCcaaaatatagtaataaaatttaacattttaTTTGTGTATTGGAATGATGTTTCCTTTTAATTTTAGATGGAATAACCATTCCATCAAAATGAtggaaatgatatttcaataCTTTATAAAGCAATCAAACAAAATAATggtaaaaaatgatttttattccaATTTCATTTTTTTCAATCTTATTAATCTCAAGCAAACATCACTTTAATTTTTATATTGAAATTAAAATAAAGAGTGAAATGGGAAAAGTATCTTGATCCATTAGTAGAATTGAGTTGATGGGAATTGGGATTTTCTTTTTTTCTGTGCTAGGGCTTCCTGAGTTTCTTTTTTATTCATCTTCTCTTCTCGGACAGGGGTGTCAGCTTATTCGTATGTCTGGTCATGCTTGGCTGAGAGGATGTCTCTGCATATTGGGTTTCATTGGGGACAAGATTTTTCCTTTTCGGAGGTTGACGATGCTAGAGTCATGGTTTTGTGTGGGTGCTGCCATAGtcgatgtaatgccccggattccctattatggttaatggttggattagtaggccgggagggtcataactgtttaattatgacattaaatgtgtttatgcatgtttatgagaattatattatgatatgatgttaaatgcatgcatgtgagtccacatttgtttacaggggtgttttggtaatttggcccgttgggggtataattgaatatc
This genomic interval from Humulus lupulus chromosome 8, drHumLupu1.1, whole genome shotgun sequence contains the following:
- the LOC133797252 gene encoding protein ALP1-like, which produces MEISSVSFLNQDDISHLYSLFPEMDELGVNHESKKRRRKEEEYGFDEVEGFRNENGGGGFKEILTSLILLDEEEKQEQKQREVDFEQEIASFDSNFKLETQVMNGYGNDMKRHYSQLGELDQSRTKRARRSSASTAAAAVVAASASADNPVQSAAATGQVGQQHRRLWVKDRSKDWWDQHNHPDFPDEEFRRDFRMSKATFEMICEELDSSVMKKNTMLRDAIPVRQRVAVCIWRLATGEPLRLVSKRFGLGISTCHKLVLEVCSAIKTVLMPKFLQWPDDEKSKVIKDEFESMSGIQNVSGSMYTTHVPIIAPKISVAAYFNKRHTERNQKTSYSITVQGVVDPKGVFTDVCIGWPGSMPDDQILEKSALYQRANRGLLRDVWIVGNSGHPLMDWLLVPYTRQNLTWTQHAFNERVGEVQNVAKEAFARLKGRWSCLQKRTEVKLQDLPVVLGACCVLHNICEMRNEVMDTATKFEIFDDEMIAENSIRSVNAAQNRDKIAHNLLHHSLAGTGSL